The genomic interval GCGGTGGCCGCGGGGCTGGGGGCGTTGAGGACGTGCAGGGCGCGGGTGCCGCGGGCGAAATGGAAATCCTGCACGAGGCCGCCTTCGGGGGACATTGCCTGGGCGCGCACGCCGGCACCTCCGGGTTCCAAATCGGAGGGTTGAATTTCGGGCACGAGTTTTTGCAATTGTTTGCAGAAATATTTTTTGCTGAATGAACCGCGCAATTCGTTCACGCACATTTTTGGATATTTGAAGGCGAACCGCCACAGGCCGGAATAGGTGAGGGCATCATAGAGGTCGTGGAAATTGAGATTGGTTTTGCGATAACCTTCACGGGCAAAGGCGAGCACGGCGTTGGGGCCGGCTTCGATGCCGCCGTTGATGAGGCGGGTGAAGTGGACGCCGAGGAACGGGAATTGCGGATCAGGAACGGGGTAAATGAGATGGCGGACGAGGTGTTGCGATTCGGGTTTGAGCTGAAAATATTCGCCGCGAAAGGGGACGATGCGGAGGTCGCGTTTTTGGCCGGCAAGCTGACTGACGCGGTCGCAATGAAGGCCGGCGCAGTTGATGATCCAATCTGCGGAAAAGTCGCCGGCGGGGGTTTCTACGGTCCATTCGCTGCCTTCGCGGAAGCCGGTGGCGCGGGCGTTAGTGACCACCTTTCCGCCTGTTTTTTCGATTTCTTGTGTCAGCGCCACGATTACTGCGGGGTAATCGGCGATGCCTTCCTGGGGCACTTTCAGCGCGGCGATGCCGCCGACGTTTGGCTCGATTTCGCGCATTTGGTTGCGGTTTAATTTTTCGATGCCTTCGAGGCCGTTGGCTTGGCCGCGTTCAAAAAGTTTTTCCATTCGGGCCACTTCAGCATCGTTAGTGGCCACGACGAGTTTGCCGCAAATCTCGTGCGGCACATTGTGTTCCTCGCAAAATTCAGCCATCTCGCGGATGCCTTCGACGGCGAGGCGCGCCTTGAGTGAGCCGGGGGTGTAATAGAGTCCGCAGTGGAGGACGCCGCTGTTGTGGGCGGTTTGGTGTTGGCCGGGCGTGGGTTCTTTTTCCAGCACAGTGACTTCCGCGCCGGGGTGTTGGCGCAGCAATTGCCGCGCAGTGGCGAGGCCCACAATGCCGCCGCCGATAATGAGAATGGATGGGGTGTTCAGCTCGCGCCTCCTTGAACGGAGGCTATCAGAGAAAAGGGTTTTTGGAAAGACCGCCGGTTGGGCCGGTGGGGAGACCGACTGGCCGGGGGTTCGTTTCCGAACCCCGCGGCCAGCGGTAAAACCCGACAACTTCAAACAAGTTCCTTGGTTGACGGTGCCGTCCATGGCGATGTCTTCAAGGGTTCCTCGGTGGCGTTTAGCCGCGGAGGAGTTGCAATGCCGCTTGGGGCAGTTGGTTGGCTTGAGTGAGCATCTGCGTACCGGACTGCACGAGGATTTGGTAACGCGCATAGGAGGTGGCCTCCTCGGCGACATCCACGTCGGCAATACGGCTAATGGCGGAGGAGAGATTCTCCTTCGTCACCGAGAGCTGATCGTTGGTAAAGTTCAGGCGGGATTGGACAGCGCCGAGTTGGGCACGGTCAATCGCCACGCGACTGATTGCATCCTGGACCTTCGTAAGCGCATCGGCGGCAAAGGTGGTGCTGGTGAGCCCCACGCCGGCGGCGATGGCGTTTGCGTAGCTGGCCGTGGTGAGGTCAATGCCGGGCATGGCAAAGGTGTCACCCTCGGAATCGATGGTCACGTCGATATCATCGTTCGTGAAGAGGGACACCCCGTTAAACTCCTTACCGGTGGTGTCATCGATGTAATCCTTCAGCTGCTGGAATTCCTTGTCGTACAAGTTGCGGTCATCCGCGGACTTGGTGGCATCCCGTGCCAGCATGGCGAGCTCACCCATACGACGGAGAGCCTTGTCAACCGTCTTCAAGAAGCCGTCCTGCGTTTGGGTAAACGAGACGCCGTTGATGACGTTGGAGAGAGCGGAGTCGAGCCGCTTAATCTGCGCTTTCAACCGCGAACTCACTGCCAAACCGGCAGCATCATCGGACGGGTTGATGATCTTCTGACCCGAACTCAATCGGCTCAATGATTTGGCCAAATTGCTTTGGCTCACGTTTAAGTTGTTGGCCGTTCTAGCGGCTTCAACATTAGTATTAATAACCATGGTTCGTTCCTTCTATTTGGTTGTTCTTGGTTGTGGGTTAAATTCCGTTCTAACCGGGATTTAATTGTTCACTAATTGTTTTACTCGTTGCTTGGCCGATCCGGCGGCCTGTTCGTTGTTCGATTTAATTTCTTCGTAGATTTCTTTTCGCATTACCGGGATTTCCAACGGGGCTTCCACTCCGATGCGGACATTATCATTGTCCACACGCAGCACGCTCACCGTTACATTTCCGTCGATAATAATGCTTTCGTTCGGTTTTCTCGATAGCACTAACATGGGAATTTTTTCC from Limisphaerales bacterium carries:
- a CDS encoding flagellin; the encoded protein is MVINTNVEAARTANNLNVSQSNLAKSLSRLSSGQKIINPSDDAAGLAVSSRLKAQIKRLDSALSNVINGVSFTQTQDGFLKTVDKALRRMGELAMLARDATKSADDRNLYDKEFQQLKDYIDDTTGKEFNGVSLFTNDDIDVTIDSEGDTFAMPGIDLTTASYANAIAAGVGLTSTTFAADALTKVQDAISRVAIDRAQLGAVQSRLNFTNDQLSVTKENLSSAISRIADVDVAEEATSYARYQILVQSGTQMLTQANQLPQAALQLLRG
- the csrA gene encoding carbon storage regulator CsrA gives rise to the protein MLVLSRKPNESIIIDGNVTVSVLRVDNDNVRIGVEAPLEIPVMRKEIYEEIKSNNEQAAGSAKQRVKQLVNN
- the lhgO gene encoding L-2-hydroxyglutarate oxidase; translation: MDGTVNQGTCLKLSGFTAGRGVRKRTPGQSVSPPAQPAVFPKTLFSDSLRSRRRELNTPSILIIGGGIVGLATARQLLRQHPGAEVTVLEKEPTPGQHQTAHNSGVLHCGLYYTPGSLKARLAVEGIREMAEFCEEHNVPHEICGKLVVATNDAEVARMEKLFERGQANGLEGIEKLNRNQMREIEPNVGGIAALKVPQEGIADYPAVIVALTQEIEKTGGKVVTNARATGFREGSEWTVETPAGDFSADWIINCAGLHCDRVSQLAGQKRDLRIVPFRGEYFQLKPESQHLVRHLIYPVPDPQFPFLGVHFTRLINGGIEAGPNAVLAFAREGYRKTNLNFHDLYDALTYSGLWRFAFKYPKMCVNELRGSFSKKYFCKQLQKLVPEIQPSDLEPGGAGVRAQAMSPEGGLVQDFHFARGTRALHVLNAPSPAATASLAIGTEIINQLEFN